From the genome of Faecalibacterium prausnitzii:
AACAACACGATTCCTTTTCACTCCGCACCCCATGCTCCGCAGATCACGGTGGATGTGAGCATTCTGACCATGCTGAAGCAGGCGGCATCCTGTTTGACCGAGGCAGCAGGCAGGGATGTGTACCTTGCCGCTATCGGCCCGGACATGGAGCTGACCATTATCATGGAGGAGGATGCCCCTTCCGTTCTGCCTTGTTTTGACGAGGATGATGCTCTGATCACCGTGAAGGGCGCGCCGCTGTTTATCAGCTACAATCCGGCGCAGGTCCTCAAGCTGGCAGGCAAGCGGTACCTGACCGGTCCGGTCATCTTCTACCGCACCGATGGGCACAGCACCATCGTATCCCTGACGGTGGAGGATATTTACCGCTTTCAGACTTATCTGGAAAGCCACAGCACCACCCTGATGGCAGATGGGCAGAAGCTGACCTGCATCTGCATCGACTGAGGTGTGAATGGAACAGAATGAAAACACCCTGTCGGTGCTGAAAATTGCGCCGGGACAGCGTCCGCAGCAGGTCGAGATTGATAACGACCTGAAAGCCTTGCAGCAGGCAGTGGGCGGCTCGGTTGATGCTGTTTACCCCTTTGCAGACCCGGTGGCTATCATCTGCAATGACGAGGGCAAACTCATGGGTCTGCCGTTGAACCGTGCCCTGCGGGACGAGGACGGGCAGATGTATGACGCCGTTGCCGGAACCTTTCTGGTGGTGGGGCTGGGCGAGGAGGATTTTGCATCCCTGACCCCGGAACTGGCGCAGAAGTACGAGCAGCTTTTTCATCAGCCGGAAGCCTTTCTGAAACTGGGCAACCGTCTGCTGGTGCTGCCGGTGCCCGATGAACCGCCCACAGAAAAGCCCCGCACCAAGCCCCCGGCAGAGCATGACCGCTAAAATCACCCTGCTGCACGGGAGGTGATGGCAGTGCAGGAAGAAATCGAACAAAAGTCATTCAACATTATGATCTCCACCACGAAGCTGTCTGCCCGGACCGTTCTCCGGGCGGTAAAGGTGGCGTTTCAGCTGTACCATTCCAAAGTATCCCAAGGCAAGCAGAGCGTCCGCACTCTTCTGCGGCAAAACCGGGGTGTGTCCAGCGTGGAGATCAGCAAAACGGGCATCCGTGGTCTGGAACGCTACGCCAAAAAGTACGGCATCGACTACGCCATCCGCAAGGACACCTCCGAGGTGCCGCCCCGGTATCTGGTCTTTTTCAAAGCCCCGGATGCAGAAGCCTTTCACTCGGCGTTCAAGGAATATTCGGCATCCCTGCTGAACAAGGACAAAAGACCCTCGGTGCTGGCACGATTGCAGGAGCTGGTGCAGGCAGCGGCAGAACTCCCCGGCAAAGTCCGGCACAAGGAACAGGAGCGGGGGCTGTGACCACGAAAAAGCTGACAAAGCTGCTGGCGCTGTATCTGCCCTATCTTTTGCTGGGGCTGGTGGCAACGAACTTTGGTGAAGCATGGCGGCTTGCTGAGGGCAAGGAACTGGGCGATAAGATCATGTCCATGATGGGCACCATCCCGGTGGCATTTGCAAACCCGCTGCCAAGCCTGCATCCGCTGGATTTGCTGGTGGGCTTGTGTTGCGGCACAGGGTTGCGCCTTGCCGTCTATTTGCGTGGAAAAAACGCCAAAAAGTACCGCCATGGCATGGAGTACGGCTCTGCCCGGTGTGGTGCATAATCTTAACTGTAAGGAAAACTATGTGGACGCAGGAGGTATGCACATGAACGAATATAATAAAATTACAGCCCTTTACTCCCGCCTTTCCGTCGGGGACGAGGACAGAGATGGCGGCGAGAGCAACAGCATTGTAAACCAAAAGGCATTTCTGGAACGGTACGCCCAACAGCAGAGATTAACCAATATCCGGCACTACATTGACGATGACGAAAGCGGCAGGTTCTTTGACCGCTCTGCCTATTCCCGCATGATGGAGGATGTGGAAAACGGAAAAATAGGCGTCTGCATTATGAAAGACCTGACGCGCTGGGGGCGTGATTATCTCCAAGTCGGCAATGCAATGGAGGTATTCAGACGGAACAATGTCCGCTTTATCGCGGTCAATAACGGCATAGACAGCGACAATCCCGATACATTGGAGTTTGCGCCCTTTATCAATATCATGTCGGAGTGGTACGCAAAGGACATCAGCAAGAAAGTAAAAACGGGTATCAGGACCAAGGGTGCAAGCGGCAAACCCATCGCCACCGAAGCCCCATACGGATATATGAAAGACCCGAACAACAAGGATTTTTGGATAATCGACGAGGAAGCCGCCGAAGTGGTACGCTTGATTTTCCGTCTGTTTATCGGCGGGAAGAACAGAAACCAAATTGCCGTATATCTCAAAAACGAGCAAATCCTCACGCCTACGTTCTACCTCAAACAGCACGACAGAGGGACAGCGAAAAGCAGACCGCTGAACGAGGAAAATCGCTATAAATGGAACAAAGCAACCTTAACCAAGATACTCACAAGGCAGGAGTATTGTGGTGATGTTGTCAATTTCAAGACCACAAAGCATTTTCGGGACAAGCGCAACCACTATGTAGATAAAAGCGAATGGCAGATAACCGAGAATGTGCATGAGCCGATTATCGACCGCGCCGACTTTGAAACCGTACAGCGGATTTTGGAAAACGCGCCTGTCAGACGCCCTAACGGGGACGGAGAAATCCACCCTTTGTCGGGCTTGATGTTCTGTAAAGACTGCGGCGCAAAAATGCACATTCGCATAGATTACAGGAACGGCGGCAAGCGTCATGTTGCCTTTTGCAGCGAGTACCACAAGGGCAAAGCCAAAAATCCCAAATGCAATTCCCCGCACATCATAGACGCTGATTTAGTCATGCAGACTATCGCGGATGTTCTGAAAAAAGTTGCAGAATACTCCATAAGCAACCGGGAGGAATTTGAAGCATTAGTCCGAAAAAACCTTGATATGCAGCAGACGGACAAGAGCAAAAAACAGCAGAAGCGTATTCCGCAAATTACAACACGCCTTGAACAGATTGACAAGGTGCTGAATAAACTCTACGAGGATAACGCCCTCGGTGCTATCCCACAAGACCGATACGAGCAAATGTCACAGAAATATTCGGAGGAATACTATACGCTGAAAGCGGAACTTGCAGAACTCAAAGAACAGTTATCCGCGTTTGAGGACGCAGGAGGATGGGCGCATAAGTTTTTGAAGCTGATAGAACGCTACGCCGCCTTTACCGACCTTACCCCCGCCATTCTCAATGAATTTATCAGCAGAATTGAAGTGCATGAGCGCGATAAGAAAAGGGCAAAACAAGCTGTTCAGCATATCGGGATATATTTCAGCTATATCGGCAAGTTTGAAAACGAACTGACACAGCTTGCAGAGCCGACAGAGGAAGAAATCCGGCAAATGCGGGAGAAAATCGAAGAAGCCCAAAAGGAAAAGAGCCGCGCTTATCATCGGAACTACTCAAAGGAATACCGGGCGAAAAACCTTGAAAAACGCCGGGAGTATGAACGCATCAAGGCGCGGGAATATCGGGCAAAGCGAAAGGCGCAAGCCGCTGCGCTGCCCGTATCGTAAAACAGAATAACCGACAGCAGAAAGGGATTTTCCAACTATGGGAAATCCTTTTTTTGCACCCAAAGGAAGGAGTGACCCAATGACAGAAAAGAAAACCACAACCACCGCGCAGAAGCAGCCGGATGGTATCATCACAACACAGCGGAACGGACAGACCATCGTTGCGGAGTTGTTTTTCAATCACAGAAGCGCAGAAACATTCCGCGACAAGCTGCTGAAAGCGATACTTGCCGACTATTCGCATTTTTCTGCGTCTGACGGTCAAGAGCCGTAAAAACGGAATATTTGACGATTGGAGCACTCTGGACGAGGAATGTATCGCCAGAGCATTTTCTATTGAAAAAACGCCGTTTTTCCCAAGTCAAGAGCCGAAGAAAACACCCGAAAAATGCCCCTACTGCGTAACAGGGGCGCAGAAAGGAGAGTTTATGAAAACAGGACTGAAAAAGCAGGAAAAGACCACCGATATTTGGTTTGACGAGAAAGACCCCCTTATCCATATCCGCACCCACAACACCGACTTGAAGAACAGGCTGACCGCGTACAGCCGCCGCTTCCCCTCTGTCTGTAAGCTGACCGACAGCGACCCGGAAACGGGCTGTATGGAGTTTGAGATTGCAAAGGGACGCTTCTCTTTCCGTCTGACCGCACCATACAGCGAGGAACGCAGACAGGCGGCAAGCGACTATGCAAAGAAGCATGGTATTTCAGCCGGGAAAAGCAAGCCATGACACAAAGATACAGTAAAATTATTAGGTAAGGACGGTTGATGTCTATGTAAAACGAACAGGAGGATAAAAATTGACTGGAAGCATTTACGGCTATGTGCGTGTCAGCACAAGAGAACAAAACGAGGACAGGCAGCTTATCGCCTTACGCG
Proteins encoded in this window:
- a CDS encoding DUF3846 domain-containing protein, yielding MEQNENTLSVLKIAPGQRPQQVEIDNDLKALQQAVGGSVDAVYPFADPVAIICNDEGKLMGLPLNRALRDEDGQMYDAVAGTFLVVGLGEEDFASLTPELAQKYEQLFHQPEAFLKLGNRLLVLPVPDEPPTEKPRTKPPAEHDR
- a CDS encoding PcfB family protein; this translates as MAVQEEIEQKSFNIMISTTKLSARTVLRAVKVAFQLYHSKVSQGKQSVRTLLRQNRGVSSVEISKTGIRGLERYAKKYGIDYAIRKDTSEVPPRYLVFFKAPDAEAFHSAFKEYSASLLNKDKRPSVLARLQELVQAAAELPGKVRHKEQERGL
- a CDS encoding recombinase family protein, which encodes MNEYNKITALYSRLSVGDEDRDGGESNSIVNQKAFLERYAQQQRLTNIRHYIDDDESGRFFDRSAYSRMMEDVENGKIGVCIMKDLTRWGRDYLQVGNAMEVFRRNNVRFIAVNNGIDSDNPDTLEFAPFINIMSEWYAKDISKKVKTGIRTKGASGKPIATEAPYGYMKDPNNKDFWIIDEEAAEVVRLIFRLFIGGKNRNQIAVYLKNEQILTPTFYLKQHDRGTAKSRPLNEENRYKWNKATLTKILTRQEYCGDVVNFKTTKHFRDKRNHYVDKSEWQITENVHEPIIDRADFETVQRILENAPVRRPNGDGEIHPLSGLMFCKDCGAKMHIRIDYRNGGKRHVAFCSEYHKGKAKNPKCNSPHIIDADLVMQTIADVLKKVAEYSISNREEFEALVRKNLDMQQTDKSKKQQKRIPQITTRLEQIDKVLNKLYEDNALGAIPQDRYEQMSQKYSEEYYTLKAELAELKEQLSAFEDAGGWAHKFLKLIERYAAFTDLTPAILNEFISRIEVHERDKKRAKQAVQHIGIYFSYIGKFENELTQLAEPTEEEIRQMREKIEEAQKEKSRAYHRNYSKEYRAKNLEKRREYERIKAREYRAKRKAQAAALPVS
- a CDS encoding transposon-encoded TnpW family protein, translated to MTEKKTTTTAQKQPDGIITTQRNGQTIVAELFFNHRSAETFRDKLLKAILADYSHFSASDGQEP